The stretch of DNA TGTGTCCCGGCCAGGCGCCGGGTTCCGCGAATACTTGTAGTATTCAAGGGTTCCGGCAACGCGGCCGGGGCGCAAAAGGGCAAGTCAAATGTACAGGTTATTTTTCGACAGACCCTTAGCGGAGGATCTTGACGTAACCCATGCCGAAGCTGTTCTCCGTGAGGGGGTAACGCTCGGTGACCTGGGTGTTGTAGTCGGTGAAGTCGCGCTCGCGCATCTGGTTTTGCGCGGCTTGCGCCCACGCGGGCAGACCGTTGCCGACAAAGTACATGACGTGGCAGCCGTAGTCGACGTCCACCAGGTCCGTGTCGCCCGGCTTGCGGGCGGGATCGAAGATCCAGGCGTCGAAGGCCGCCACCATCTGGTTCTTCATCACACCTTCGTACAACCCGCCGTCGCTTGCGGAACTGGTATCCTCGGTCTTCTCGGTGGCCAGCGCGGCGAAGGAATCCTCTGTCGCCTCTCCGGCCTTCCACTCGTTCAAAATCGCCTCGGCCTCGACCCTGGCCTGGGCCGCGTCCTTCTCGTCGCTCGTCAGAACCAGGATGTGACGCACGTCGACGACGGAGTATTCGTCGCGGTAACGCTTTAAAAAGTAGAGGACGTCGTAGGAGCTCGCGGTTTTGACCACAGCGTGGTCGCCGGCCTTGCGGGCCGGGTCCACGAGCCAGGCGCTCTGTTCCGTGCCCAGGGCGGCGCTGCCGGTGGCGGGGTCGGTGCCGAGGTACGTGTTCAGGCGCAGTGTAGCGCTGTCGTCCGCGTAGGTCGTCTCATCCAGCCCCAGGGTGGTCGCGTACTCACGGGCGAGTTCAGGAAACGAATTCTCGTCCGTTATCTTCCCGTTGAACTCGTCGGCCGTGGCCTGGGCGGAGGCGTCCAGCGCCGCGGTTTCCTCCTCGGATGGGGTCTCCCCCTCCTCGGTTTCGGGTTGCGGGATGGTGACGCTGAAGACCCGGTAGTCCACGACGTCGATGGCGTCCTTGTTTTCCGCGTAGTAGGCGTCGATCTCGTCCTGGGTATAGGTGAAGGACGCCTCCTTCTGCTGGAGCCACTGCTCGACGAGCAGCTGGCGCTCAAGCAGGCGCACGAAGGTGGCGCGGTTCATGCCGGCGCCATACTGCATCTCCAGCGCGCGCTGGAGGGAGAGCTGGTTGTCGCGGGCAAAAGTCTCAAAACTCTCAAGGCTGTCGGCCAGCGTCTGTCGGCTCTCCTCGGTCAGGGTCGTCATGCCGTTTTCATGGGCCTCGCGTTCCATCCCCACCGCGGTCTGGATGGAAGTATTCGTCTGCTCAAGGATAGAGTCGGCGAAGATCTCCTCATACTCGGCCCCGTAAGAATTCACGTAGTTGTTGCGGATGGTGTAATAGTAAAAATTGTACTCCGCCGGAGAGAGCTTCACATCGCCTGCCGCCACGGCGGTCAGCACGCGGTAGGTGAAACCCGTACCGTTGGCGACAAAATACCCGAGGCCGAGAACAATGGCGGCGACAATCAGGACGACGACGACACGGCCCACGACAGGGCTGATCTCGCCGGGGGCGCGCTGTCTCTTTTTCCGCTTTTTCTTCGGGTTGGCCAGTTCTTCCTGACGCAGTCTCTGTCTCTCTCTTTTCTCGCGGGATGCGCTCATGGGACATCTTCCTCTCCTGGCTGTATGATGCTTGACGGCCGCGCCCGCCATGCGGGCTGAGGCCACCCCCGCCGTATCCTGTGCAGGCTGCTGTACGGAGGCCGGCGTCCAAGCGGTATTTTTATTGTAAACGAATCGACGCCACATTGCAAGAGCGCAAGGCGTTTTTGTCACTTTGTGCTAAAACAACATCGCACCGCGCGCCGGGTGATGCGTTGCGCGGTGTTGCCCTCAAGGCGCTCGGTCGGGTAAGGGTCCCCGTTACATCATCCGGCTGATTTCCCGGCGCAGCCGCAGGAGGATCTTTTTTTCCAGCCGAGAGATGTACGACTGCGAGATGCCCAGGAGCGCGGCCACCTCCTTCTGTGTCCGCTCTCTGTGGCCGCCCAGGCCGAAGCGCATGGTGATGATGCTTCGCTCCCGCGGGCACAGTTTCTCAAGGGCGGCGGCCAGCAGGGTTTTGTCCACCGCCGCCTCCACCGGGCGCACGACGACGTCCGGTTCGGTGCCCAAAATGTCGGACAGCAGCAGCTCGTTGCCGTCCCAGTCGGTATTCAGGGGTTCGTCAAAAGAGATTTCGCTGCGCTGTCCGGCGCATTTGCGCAGGTACATCAGGATCTCGTTTTCGATGCAGCGGGAGGCGTAGGTGGCCAGTTTGATCTTCCGCTCAGGATTGAAAGTGTTGATGGCCTTGATGAGGCCGATGGTGCCGATGGAGATGAGGTCCTCCACGTGGATGCCCGTGTTCTCGAAGCGGCGGGCGATGTAGACGACGAGGCGGAGGTTGCGTTCGATCAGC from Oscillospiraceae bacterium encodes:
- a CDS encoding peptidylprolyl isomerase, producing MSASREKRERQRLRQEELANPKKKRKKRQRAPGEISPVVGRVVVVLIVAAIVLGLGYFVANGTGFTYRVLTAVAAGDVKLSPAEYNFYYYTIRNNYVNSYGAEYEEIFADSILEQTNTSIQTAVGMEREAHENGMTTLTEESRQTLADSLESFETFARDNQLSLQRALEMQYGAGMNRATFVRLLERQLLVEQWLQQKEASFTYTQDEIDAYYAENKDAIDVVDYRVFSVTIPQPETEEGETPSEEETAALDASAQATADEFNGKITDENSFPELAREYATTLGLDETTYADDSATLRLNTYLGTDPATGSAALGTEQSAWLVDPARKAGDHAVVKTASSYDVLYFLKRYRDEYSVVDVRHILVLTSDEKDAAQARVEAEAILNEWKAGEATEDSFAALATEKTEDTSSASDGGLYEGVMKNQMVAAFDAWIFDPARKPGDTDLVDVDYGCHVMYFVGNGLPAWAQAAQNQMRERDFTDYNTQVTERYPLTENSFGMGYVKILR
- the sigE gene encoding RNA polymerase sporulation sigma factor SigE, which gives rise to MKANRSGWRVRLFVRYHRLLAWLGFHGAAAGKIFYIGGSDTLPPPLSHDEENYLISRFAEGREHVRQALIERNLRLVVYIARRFENTGIHVEDLISIGTIGLIKAINTFNPERKIKLATYASRCIENEILMYLRKCAGQRSEISFDEPLNTDWDGNELLLSDILGTEPDVVVRPVEAAVDKTLLAAALEKLCPRERSIITMRFGLGGHRERTQKEVAALLGISQSYISRLEKKILLRLRREISRMM